The Planococcus halocryophilus nucleotide sequence GGACAAGATGTTAGAAAAAGATTGTCGTTGGTTACGTATACTTTTGTAGTTTATAGTATCAGCACAATAACATTATTCTTCTATATTGTATTAAAGGGAGAGTCTTTTGGACCTTACCCGGCTTCTGAGTGGATGTGGTTTTTACTATTAGCGATCATTCCGAACTTGCTAGGACACACATTATTCAACTGGGCATTAAAGTGGGTAAGTACGAATGTTATCTCGATTGCAATTCTTTTTGAGCCAATAGGTGCTGCTATACTTGCTTATTTCATACTTGGAGAATATTTAACAGTTTCTCAAATTGTGGGTGGAAGTGTAGTGTTGGCGGGGATTATGTTGTTTGTTACAGACTACAGGAAAATTAAAAAATACTTTTTTAAAATAAACGCTTGATTTTTCGCGCGTGGCGGTTTATATTTATATATGTCCTTAAGACAACTCGGAAAAATATTTTGAAATAGTATTGACAACGAGATTGAAACAGGATATATTAATAAAGTCGCCAATGAGCGCGGCAAACAAATTGAAATAACTTGAACCTTGAAAACTGAACAGCAAAACGTCAACAAAACGCAACGGTCGCGCAAAACGGCCCGTGCAAAACTTACTGATCAACGCAAGTAGATCAAAGCGAATCGTGCGTCTTCGGACGGCGATACGCCAGCAGTATTGAGCAATCAACACTACTCTATAATGGAGAGTTTGATCCTGGCTCAGGACGAACGCTGGCGGCGTGCCTAATACATGCAAGTCGAGCGGAACCAGAGGAGCTTGCTCCTTCTGGTTTAGCGGCGGACGGGTGAGTAACACGTGGGCAACCTGCCCTGCAGATCGGGATAACTCCGGGAAACCGGTGCTAATACCGAATAGTTTGCGGCCTCTCCTGAGGCTGCACGGAAAGACGGTTTCGGCTGTCACTGCAGGATGGGCCCGCGGCGCATTAGCTAGTTGGTGGGGTAATGGCCTACCAAGGCGACGATGCGTAGCCGACCTGAGAGGGTGATCGGCCACACTGGGACTGAGACACGGCCCAGACTCCTACGGGAGGCAGCAGTAGGGAATCTTCCGCAATGGACGAAAGTCTGACGGAGCAACGCCGCGTGAGTGACGAAGGTTTTCGGATCGTAAAACTCTGTTGTGAGGGAAGAACAAGTACCAACTAACTACTGGTACCTTGACGGTACCTCACCAGAAAGCCACGGCTAACTACGTGCCAGCAGCCGCGGTAATACGTAGGTGGCAAGCGTTGTCCGGAATTATTGGGCGTAAAGCGCGCGCAGGCGGTTCTTTAAGTCTGATGTGAAAGCCCACGGCTCAACCGTGGAGGGTCATTGGAAACTGGAGAACTTGAGTGCAGAAGAGGAAAGTGGAATTCCATGTGTAGCGGTGAAATGCGTAGAGATGTGGAGGAACACCAGTGGCGAAGGCGACTTTCTGGTCTGTAACTGACGCTGAGGCGCGAAAGCGTGGGGAGCAAACAGGATTAGATACCCTGGTAGTCCACGCCGTAAACGATGAGTGCTAAGTGTTAGGGGGTTTCCGCCCCTTAGTGCTGCAGCTAACGCATTAAGCACTCCGCCTGGGGAGTACGGCCGCAAGGCTGAAACTCAAAGGAATTGACGGGGGCCCGCACAAGCGGTGGAGCATGTGGTTTAATTCGAAGCAACGCGAAGAACCTTACCAGGTCTTGACATCCCACTGACCGGTGTAGAGATACACTTTTCCCTTCGGGGACAGTGGTGACAGGTGGTGCATGGTTGTCGTCAGCTCGTGTCGTGAGATGTTGGGTTAAGTCCCGCAACGAGCGCAACCCTTGATCTTAGTTGCCAGCATTCAGTTGGGCACTCTAAGGTGACTGCCGGTGACAAACCGGAGGAAGGTGGGGATGACGTCAAATCATCATGCCCCTTATGACCTGGGCTACACACGTGCTACAATGGACGGTACAAAGGGTTGCCAACCCGCGAGGGGGAGCCAATCCCATAAAACCGTTCTCAGTTCGGATTGTAGGCTGCAACTCGCCTGCATGAAGCCGGAATCGCTAGTAATCGTGGATCAGCATGCCACGGTGAATACGTTCCCGGGCCTTGTACACACCGCCCGTCACACCACGAGAGTTTGTAACACCCGAAGTCGGTGAGGTAACCCTTGTGGAGCCAGCCGCCGAAGGTGGGACGGATGATTGGGGTGAAGTCGTAACAAGGTAGCCGTATCGGAAGGTGCGGCTGGATCACCTCCTTTCTAAGGATAAATTCGGAACCGGGCGCCCTAGGCGCTCCGGGGTTGACGTTTTGCGTTCAGTTTTGAAGGTTCACCTTCAGGCGGCAACGCCTTTTTTTGTGACTTTCAAACTTGTTCTTTGAAAACTGGATAAAACGACATTGAAACAATATGCAAGAAATTCAAGTACGCGTGACAATTTTTGTCACAACTTTTTAATTAACCATTGGTTAAGTTAGAAAGGGCGCACGGTGGATGCCTTGGCACTAGGAGCCGAAGAAGGACGGCACTAACACCGATATGCTTCGGGGAGCTGTAAGTGAGCTGTGATCCGGAGATTTCCGAATGGGGGAACCCACTACTTTTAATCGAGTAGTATCCATGTGTGAATCTATAGCACATGAGAAGGCAGACCCAGGGAACTGAAACATCTAAGTACCTGGAGGAAGAGAAAGCAAATGCGATTCCCTGAGTAGCGGCGAGCGAAACGGGATCAGCCCAAACCAAGAGGCTTGCCTCTTGGGGTTGTAGGACACTCTATACGGAGTTACAAAAGGTAGGATTAGGCGAAGCGACCTGGAACGGTCCGCCGCAGCGGGTAACAGCCCCGTAGCCGAAAACCTTACCCCTCCAGAGTGGATCCTGAGTACGGCGGAACACGTGAAATTCCGTCGGAATCTGGGAGGACCATCTCCCAAGGCTAAATACTTCCTAGTGACCGATAGTGAACCAGTACCGTGAGGGAAAGGTGAAAAGCACCCCGGAAGGGGAGTGAAATAGATCCTGAAACCGTGTGCCTACAAGTAGTCAAAGCCCGTTAATGGGTGATGGCGTGCCTTTTGTAGAATGAACCGGCGAGTTACGATTACATGCAAGGTTAAGCTGAGAAGGCGGAGCCGCAGCGAAAGCGAGTCTGAATAGGGCGCCAGAGTATGTAGTTGTAGACCCGAAACCAGGTGATCTACCCATGTCCAGGGTGAAGGTAAGGTAACACTTACTGGAGGCCCGAACCCACGCACGTTGAAAAGTGCGGGGATGAGGTGTGGGTAGCGGAGAAATTCCAATCGAACCTGGAGATAGCTGGTTCTCTCCGAAATAGCTTTAGGGCTAGCCTCAAGATAGAGAATCCTGGAGGTAGAGCACTGTTTGGACTAGGGGCCCATCCCGGGTTACCGAATTCAGACAAACTCCGAATGCCAGTGATTTATGCTTGGGAGTCAGACTGCGAGTGATAAGATCCGTAGTCAAGAGGGAAACAGCCCAGACCACCAGCTAAGGTCCCCAAATATCCGTTAAGTGGAAAAGGATGTGGCGTTGCTTAGACAACCAGGATGTTGGCTTAGAAGCAGCCATCATTTAAAGAGTGCGTAATAGCTCACTGGTCGAGTGACACTGCGCCGAAAATGTACCGGGGCTAAACGGATTACCGAAGCTGTGGATGGATCTCGTAAGAGATCCGTGGTAGGAGAGCGTTCTAAGGGCGTTGAAGTCAGACCGGAAGGACTGGTGGAGCGCTTAGAAGTGAGAATGCCGGTATGAGTAACGAAAGACGGGTGAGAATCCCGTCCACCGAATGCCTAAGGTTTCCTGAGGAAGGCTCGTCCGCTCAGGGTTAGTCGGGACCTAAGTCGAGGCCGATAGGCGTAGACGATGGACAACAGGTTGATATTCCTGTACCACCTCCCCGCCGTTTGAGCAATGGGGGGACGCAGAAGGATAAGGAGAGCGTGCCGTTGGTTGTGCACGTCCAAGCAGTGAGGCGTGGAATGAGGCAAATCCCATTCCTGATACGTTGAGCTGTGATGGCAAGAGGTTTACCCTCGGAGTCCCTGATTTCACACTGCCAAGAAAAGCCTCTAGCGAGGCGGGAGGTGCCCGTACCGCAAACCGACACAGGTAGGCGAGAAGAGAATTCTAAGGTGAGCGAGTGAACTCTCGTTAAGGAACTCGGCAAAATGACCCCGTAACTTCGGGAGAAGGGGTGCTCTGGTAGGGTGTATAGCCCGAGAGAGCCGCAGTGAATAGGCCCAGGCGACTGTTTAGCAAAAACACAGGTCTCTGCAAAACCGTAAGGTGACGTATAGGGGCTGACGCCTGCCCGGTGCTGGAAGGTTAAGAGGAGTGCTTAGCGCAAGCGAAGGTGCGAATTGAAGCCCCAGTAAACGGCGGCCGTAACTATAACGGTCCTAAGGTAGCGAAATTCCTTGTCGGGTAAGTTCCGACCCGCACGAAAGGCGTAACGATCTGGGCACTGTCTCAACGAGAGACTCGGTGAAATTATAGTACCTGTGAAGATGCAGGTTACCCGCGACAGGACGGAAAGACCCCGTGGAGCTTTACTGTAGCCTGATATTGAATTTTGGTGCAACTTGTACAGGATAGGTAGGAGCCTTAGAGCCCGGAGCGCCAGCTTCGGAGGAGGCGTCAGTGGGATACTACCCTGGTTGTATTGAAATTCTAACCCACAAGCCTGATCGGCTTGGGAGACAGTGTCAGGCGGGCAGTTTGACTGGGGCGGTCGCCTCCTAAAGAGTAACGGAGGCGCCCAAAGGTTCCCTCAGAATGGTTGGAAATCATTCGAAGAGTGTAAAGGCAGAAGGGAGCTTGACTGCGAGACGTACATGTCGAGCAGGGTCGAAAGACGGGCTTAGTGATCCGGTGGTTCCGCATGGAAGGGCCATCGCTCAACGGATAAAAGCTACCCCGGGGATAACAGGCTTATCTCCCCCAAGAGTCCACATCGACGGGGAGGTTTGGCACCTCGATGTCGGCTCATCGCATCCTGGGGCTGTAGTCGGTCCCAAGGGTTGGGCTGTTCGCCCATTAAAGCGGTACGCGAGCTGGGTTCAGAACGTCGTGAGACAGTTCGGTCCCTATCCGTCGCGGGCGCAGGAAATTTGAGAGGAGCTGTCCTTAGTACGAGAGGACCGGGATGGACACACCGCTGGTGTACCAGTTGTTCTGCCAAGGGCATCGCTGGGTAGCTATGTGTGGCCGGGATAAGTGCTGAAAGCATCTAAGCACGAAGCCCCCCTCAAGATGAGATTTCCCATTGCGCAAGCAAGTAAGATCCCTCAAAGACGATGAGGTAGATAGGTTCGAGGTGGAAGCGTGGCGACATGTGCAGCTGACGAATACTAATCGATCGAGGACTTAACCAAAACAAAGTACGCGAAGACTTGCACGTTCCAATGTCGTTTATCCAGTTTTGAAAGAATAAGAAAAAGTTTTTGAAAAAAAGCTTGAAAAAACCAGTGATATACTGGTATAATAAATCTTGTCTTTCAAAACCAAATAGTCCAGTGATGATGGCAAAGAGGCCACACCCGTTCCCATCCCGAACACGGCAGTTAAGCTCTTTTGCGCCGATGGTAGTTGGGGGTTTCCCCCTGTGAGAGTAGGACGTCGCTGGGCAATACATATCGGAGGATTAGCTCAGCTGGGAGAGCATCTGCCTTACAAGCAGAGGGTCGGCGGTTCGATCCCGTCATCCTCCACCATTTTTCTTTTCGCCGGAGTAGCTCAGTTGGTAGAGCAACTGACTTGTAATCAGTAGGTCGAGGGTTCGACTCCTTTCTCCGGCACCACTCATGTAAATGAGCCATTAGCTCAGCTGGTAGAGCATCTGACTTTTAATCAGAGGGTCGAAGGTTCGAATCCTTCATGGCTCACCATTTTAATTTTAATATTGCCACGCGGGTGTGGCGGAACTGGCAGACGCACTAGACTTAGGATCTAGCGCCTTCGGGCGTGGGGGTTCGACTCCCTTCACCCGCACCATTTTGCGGAAGTAGTTCAGTGGTAGAACGCCACCTTGCCAAGGTGGAGGTCGCGAGTTCGAACCTCGTCTTCCGCTCCATATGATTTTCAGAGTACCGACCCTTAGCCGGGGTGGCGGAACTGGCAGACGCACAGGACTTAAAATCCTGCGGTAGGTGACTACCGTACCGGTTCGATTCCGGTCCTCGGCACCATTTACATCAATAGCATAAAGCGCCCGTAGCTCAATTGGATAGAGTACTTGACTACGAATCAAGCGGTTAGAGGTTCGAGTCCTCTCGGGCGCACCATATTTTTAAAAAACTCAGTACCTAAGTTCGGGAAGTAGCTCAGCTTGGTAGAGCACTTGGTTTGGGACCAAGGGGTCGCAGGTTCGAATCCTGTCTTCCCGACCAAACAATGGGGCCTTAGCTCAGCTGGGAGAGCGCCTGCCTTGCACGCAGGAGGTCAGCGGTTCGATCCCGCTAGGCTCCACCAACTCATTACATTAAAGATCCCGGCGGCGTAGCTCAGCTGGCTAGAGCGTACGGTTCATACCCGTGAGGTCGGGGGTTCGATCCCCTCTGCCGCCACTTTTTTAGGACCTTTAGCTCAGTTGGTTAGAGCAGACGGCTCATAACCGTCCGGTCGCAGGTTCGAGTCCTGCAAGGTCCACCATTTGTATTTTATCACGGAGGAATACCCAAGTTTGGCTGAAGGGATCGGTCTTGAAAACCGACAGGGGAGTCAAATCCCGCGGGGGTTCGAATCCCTCTTCCTCCTCCATTTTTTCTAAATGTGTGGACAATTATTTTCAAAAGAAGTCGTTTCAAATTAGTATCTATATTATTATCGCGGGGTGGAGCAGTTCGGTAGCTCGTTGGGCTCATAACCCAAAGGTCGCAGGTTCAAATCCTGCCCCCGCAACCAAATGGTCCCGTGGTGTAGCGGTTAACATGCCTGCCTGTCACGCAGGAGATCGCCGGTTCGATCCCGGTCGGGACCGCCATTTTTATTCAAAGTTGTGGGTCAGTAGCTCAGTCGGTAGAGCATTAGATTGAAGCTCTAAGTGTCGGCGGTTCGATTCCGTCCTGACCCACCATTTATGCGGGTGTAGTTTAGTGGTAAAACCTCAGCCTTCCAAGCTGATGATGAGGGTTCGATTCCCTTCACCCGCTCCATACTATTACATATGGGCCTATAGCTCAGCTGGTTAGAGCGCACGCCTGATAAGCGTGAGGTCGATGGTTCGAGTCCATTTAGGCCCACCATTCCGAAGTAGCTCAGTGGTAGAGCACCGCACTGTTAATGCGATGGTCGTAGGTTCGAGTCCTACCTTCGGAGCCATACTGGGGAAGTACTCAAGTGGCTGAAGAGGCGCCCCTGCTAAGGGTGTAGGTCGGGCAACCGGCGCGAGGGTTCAAATCCCTCCTTCTCCGCCAGTATATGGCCCCTTGGTCAAGCGGTTAAGACACCGCCCTTTCACGGCGGTAACACGGGTTCGAATCCCGTAGGGGTCATCATAAAAAGAGACATGCATTTAATTGCATGTCTCTTTTTTTCGAGTGTAGACAAATAGGGTTATGGAATGAATTCATTCCATAACCCCATTGTTTGTTTTTATGAAAAATAGTTATTGTACAGGGAATGTATTTTTGGAAAGCAACGAAATCTACCTCATTCGGTCGCTTTCCACGTCCAGTTGATCACCCTATTCAAGTTCATCGATGCAAAAATGAGCATTGTCTGTATAGACATTTTTTTCAGTCTCTTAAGGACCTTTTAATGCAGTTCATATTTTTGTTTTGCATTGGCGAAAATCCCCTCGATCGTTTCTTTCCATCTTGCATTGATGAATTTGATTGACCCTATATGACCAAGACGCCTCCACAGAGAAGGTTTCGCGCGTGAGTCATCTCAAAAGTGACCAGAACGATTCAATCCAATAAAAAGACTATAAACCACTAGGGTTTTCTACTGTCTAAAAAGGGTCATGCATTTAATCGCAGGACTCTTTTTTTCGTTGTATTCGAGTTCCGACTATGAAGCACCATGCCGCACATCACGATAACAATCCCGATTAAGGCTAGTCCTGAAGGCAACGCTATTGATAGGAAAAGAATTTCTCCAACTAAAGCAAATAAAACTTCCATAGATTGAGTCGCTTCAACTACTCCTAACATTTGCATGTTTCCTCTAACAAGATCTGTGGCTTTAAAGAATAACACTGTGGCTATTACGCCTGAACTGATTGCGACAATTAAGGTTTGGAAACTTTGCGAAGCAGTTGGACCACCAACTGTCATTAAACCGTATAACGATAACAATATCCAAAAAGGCAGACTGGCTAACGTCATTCCCAAAACCCTCTGATAGGCATCTAATCTACCGTCGCATATCTCCATCATTTTTCTATTGCCGAGTGGATATGCGAATGCTGCGAGAAGAACTGGTATAAAACCAAACCATAGTGTAGCAGAAGAAACGGTCGCTACATGTTCTAACTGCATGAGACTGACTCCCGCCAATATGATGAAAGAAATCATTAAACTTTTCACCGGGATTTTTCTTCTTAACTGAACAGCACCATCATTAGTATGTATAGTGATAAGAAATAATGGAGCGAGCAGGGTGCCTGCAATGATAGTGATTTGCCAAGTCCCTGCGATTAGCCACCCAGGAGAATAGGCAGCTGCAAAACAAAGTGGTGTGTAAAATAAGCCGAACCCGATAAAGCTCCAAATGAACCAGGCTTTTTTGTTTCTGCTCATTTCTAGTATTAAAGGTTTTAAGTTTTTTCTTGATAGAACAATTAATAGTAAAAAAGGAATCATAAAAAGATAACGAAGAGAAGCGCTCCAAATCCAACTTCCGCCACTTGCTTCCATTGTGGCATTTAAAACAAATGTAAATGCGAAGAAAAAAGCAGCAATGATACCGATAATAATGGGTTTCACTTTAGATCCTCCTGAGCAATATTTCGAATTATTTCTCAACTATAGCGCATACTTAAAAATTCTACAAAGCTTTATTTGGACATAAAAAAAGAGATTTCAATTGAAATCCCTTTTTTCTCATACTATTTATAGAAGATATTCAATTAGTAATCCGATACCAAGTAGTAAGGCGAAAAGTGTATTTGTTTTTCCAGTATCTTTCATGGCTGGCATTACTTTTAATGGTGCAGTGTGGTGTTTAAAAATTTGAACCACTCTAATCGGTTTTATAACACTAAGAAAAACGAGTAAAGTCCATGGTGTTAATGTTCCTACAATAACGAGAATGACAATCCATGCGTAAGATATGATAAAAAAAGCCATAAGAATGTTAACGGCTGTCGGTCTTTTAACTAAAATCGCAAGTGTTTTGCGTCCACTTTCTTCATCGCCAACGATATCGCGAATATTATTAGCTAACATAATAGCCGCTACTAATAAAGTGCTTGGTACAGCAAGTAGGGAAGCTTCTACGGTTACAATGCCCGTCTGGATATAAAAGGCGATAATAACGATTAAATAGCCCATAACTACACCTGAAAAAAGTTCGCCGAATGGCGTATAAGCAATTGGATAAGGTCCACCTGTATAAAAATAGCCGATTGCCATAGAAACTGCGCCTACAACTAGAAGCCACCAGCTAGTTTGTGAACAAATGTAAATGCCGATAACTGCAGCGAAACCGTAAAACACTAATGCTAAAGCTAAAACGGTTTTTGGTTTCACACCATTACGAACAATAGCACCGCCAATACCAACAGAGTTCTCATTGTCTAGACCTCTCGCAAAATCATAATATTCATTGAACATATTGGTTGCTGCTTGGATTAGTAAACTGGCAAATAACATTGCTAGGAATAAAATCCAGTCAATCGGGGAATAATGTAAAGCAATCATCGTTCCGAGAAATACGGGAGCGAAGGAAGCGGTCAGTGTATGGGGACGTGTCAATTGCCACCATACGCGCCATCCGCTGTCTGCTTGTAGGGAATGTGTCATCTTAATCTCTCCTTTAATTCTTTCCACTCTTCATTGTACTTTAAAATAGTCTGGAATACAGCAAATGATGTGCTGATTTTAGCAGAAAAGAGTATGATAGAGGGTAGAGATTAAAAAGTGAAACAGTGACTGGAATAAACTAGACTATTGTCTTAAAACGGAGGTAATCAGGTGAATTCAGAATCGTCTTCATCGACCCAGCAATTTGCGGCAGACCAGATTGAAGGCTATCGCTTTTATACTGAAACAATCGAAGTTACGCATATGTCTGCATTAGCATTTTTTGAAGCTGGCGGAAACGACCACGCAGGAAAACGAATGTATTGGAAAAATCGTGAAAAGACCTTCACGCTGGTTGGAATTGGACATGCTCATGTTCTCTCATCTGATGAGAAAGCTGGAAGGTTTGAAAATATAAAAAACGACTGGAAAAACTTATGTCGACAAATCGTCAATGAAGAACGGTCGGTTCATCCGGTCTTATTCGGAGGATTTTCGTTTGACCCATTCAATACA carries:
- a CDS encoding multidrug resistance efflux transporter family protein is translated as MKPIIIGIIAAFFFAFTFVLNATMEASGGSWIWSASLRYLFMIPFLLLIVLSRKNLKPLILEMSRNKKAWFIWSFIGFGLFYTPLCFAAAYSPGWLIAGTWQITIIAGTLLAPLFLITIHTNDGAVQLRRKIPVKSLMISFIILAGVSLMQLEHVATVSSATLWFGFIPVLLAAFAYPLGNRKMMEICDGRLDAYQRVLGMTLASLPFWILLSLYGLMTVGGPTASQSFQTLIVAISSGVIATVLFFKATDLVRGNMQMLGVVEATQSMEVLFALVGEILFLSIALPSGLALIGIVIVMCGMVLHSRNSNTTKKRVLRLNA
- a CDS encoding 1,4-dihydroxy-2-naphthoate polyprenyltransferase, translating into MTHSLQADSGWRVWWQLTRPHTLTASFAPVFLGTMIALHYSPIDWILFLAMLFASLLIQAATNMFNEYYDFARGLDNENSVGIGGAIVRNGVKPKTVLALALVFYGFAAVIGIYICSQTSWWLLVVGAVSMAIGYFYTGGPYPIAYTPFGELFSGVVMGYLIVIIAFYIQTGIVTVEASLLAVPSTLLVAAIMLANNIRDIVGDEESGRKTLAILVKRPTAVNILMAFFIISYAWIVILVIVGTLTPWTLLVFLSVIKPIRVVQIFKHHTAPLKVMPAMKDTGKTNTLFALLLGIGLLIEYLL